One Haloterrigena salifodinae DNA window includes the following coding sequences:
- the dapB gene encoding 4-hydroxy-tetrahydrodipicolinate reductase, with the protein MTVRIGVTGATGRMGREVIAAVTERDDCEVVFAVNREPDGETVDGVGIEPADEFDSLVVDREPTAVVDFTGPESAVDYVEACADAGVAFVTGTTGFDDDQREALEAAGDDVAVLHAPNFARGVQALVNVVGEAVQNLQGYDVELVETHHNAKRDAPSGTANRLLEEIEANGEFSERTHGREGEAPREEGEIGVHALRAGDITGEHEIVLAGNHEEVRLTHRAEDRGVFAAGAVDAAVWIAGQKAGRYDFADVISE; encoded by the coding sequence ATGACGGTTCGGATCGGCGTCACCGGCGCGACCGGCCGGATGGGCCGCGAAGTGATCGCGGCCGTCACTGAGCGCGACGACTGCGAGGTCGTCTTCGCGGTCAACCGGGAGCCGGACGGCGAGACCGTCGACGGCGTCGGGATCGAGCCGGCCGACGAGTTCGACTCGCTGGTCGTCGACCGCGAACCCACCGCCGTCGTCGACTTCACCGGCCCCGAGTCGGCCGTCGACTACGTCGAGGCCTGCGCGGACGCCGGCGTCGCCTTCGTCACCGGGACGACCGGCTTCGACGACGACCAGCGCGAGGCGCTCGAGGCCGCCGGCGACGACGTCGCCGTCCTCCACGCGCCGAACTTCGCCCGCGGCGTGCAGGCGCTGGTCAACGTCGTCGGCGAGGCGGTCCAGAACTTACAGGGATACGACGTCGAACTCGTCGAGACCCACCACAACGCCAAGCGCGACGCGCCCAGCGGGACCGCGAACCGGCTGCTCGAGGAGATCGAGGCCAACGGCGAGTTCTCCGAGCGCACGCACGGCCGCGAGGGCGAAGCGCCCCGCGAGGAGGGCGAGATCGGCGTCCACGCGCTGCGGGCCGGCGACATCACCGGCGAACACGAGATCGTCCTCGCGGGCAACCACGAGGAGGTCCGACTGACCCACCGCGCGGAGGATCGGGGCGTTTTCGCCGCGGGCGCGGTCGACGCGGCGGTATGGATCGCTGGACAAAAGGCGGGTCGCTACGACTTCGCGGACGTGATCAGCGAATGA
- the dapA gene encoding 4-hydroxy-tetrahydrodipicolinate synthase — MTALDLSGVFPAMCTPFDEDERIDFETLQTDAQRLEAAGVDGLVPVGSTGESATLTHDEHVEVVEAVIEAVDDVPVIAGTGSNNTREALELSERAADAGADGLLLISPYYNKPEQRGLIEHYETIADAVDLPQIVYNVPSRTGRNIEPDTAVELAAHENIAGYKAASGDLGQIGEIAERTTDEEFAVLSGDDALTLPTISVGATGTISVCANIEPELTCAMVGAALDGDYARAQELHHTLGPLYRHLFVETNPIPVKEAMEIRGYGPARMRSPLTRLSEEYREDLEAVLEDLEDESTRAGTTDASDEGAAVEGDR; from the coding sequence ATGACAGCACTCGACCTTTCGGGCGTCTTCCCGGCGATGTGTACGCCCTTCGACGAGGACGAACGGATCGACTTCGAAACGCTCCAGACCGACGCGCAGCGACTCGAGGCCGCGGGCGTCGACGGGCTCGTTCCCGTCGGCTCGACCGGCGAGTCGGCGACGCTGACCCACGACGAACACGTGGAGGTCGTCGAGGCGGTCATCGAGGCCGTCGACGACGTCCCCGTCATCGCGGGCACGGGCTCGAACAACACCCGCGAGGCGCTGGAACTCTCCGAGCGAGCCGCCGACGCGGGCGCCGACGGCCTCCTGCTCATCTCACCGTACTACAACAAGCCCGAACAGCGCGGGCTGATCGAACACTACGAAACGATCGCGGACGCCGTCGACCTGCCCCAGATCGTCTACAACGTCCCCTCGCGGACGGGCCGCAACATCGAACCCGACACCGCGGTCGAACTCGCTGCCCACGAGAACATCGCGGGCTACAAGGCCGCCAGCGGCGACCTCGGCCAGATCGGCGAAATAGCCGAGCGCACGACCGACGAGGAGTTCGCGGTGCTCTCGGGCGACGACGCGCTCACGCTGCCGACCATCTCCGTCGGCGCCACCGGAACGATCAGCGTCTGTGCGAACATCGAACCCGAACTGACCTGCGCGATGGTCGGCGCCGCCCTCGACGGCGACTACGCGCGCGCACAGGAGCTCCACCACACGCTGGGGCCGCTGTACCGCCACCTGTTCGTCGAGACCAACCCGATCCCGGTCAAGGAGGCCATGGAGATCCGCGGCTACGGTCCCGCGCGCATGCGCTCGCCGCTGACCCGCCTCTCCGAGGAGTACCGCGAGGACCTCGAGGCCGTCCTCGAAGACCTCGAGGACGAGTCGACCCGCGCCGGTACCACCGACGCGAGCGACGAGGGAGCCGCAGTGGAGGGCGATCGATGA